The DNA sequence ATTTCGGTGCTGTGTGGAAAGGGCTTTTCATAACAAAAACACCCGTTTTGAGTATTGTAAATCTTCATTAAGTAATGAGGAAAGCCATCGTTAGTAACCATGGGAAATAAATGTGGCGCGTTTTCAGATGGCAAACTGATGCCAGAAAGATGTGGCAAGTTTGCGTTGCTTTTATAATCATTTGCATTGCTCAAAAAATAAGACATTTCCATTGTTGTGTTATCTTTTAAATTATACATGGTCACTTTTGATTGACCAGAACACATAATGAGAAAGCGATCATTTTTTAGAAAATAGTTTCGTAATTTTGAATGAGTAGTTCCTGTATAGGTAGAAGATTTTTGAAATTCTTCATCTACGTGCCATTGGGCATCAAGAGATGCTCGCTTTAACAGAGAAAGTTGCCCTGTGTTTTGATCACTTACTATGATTGTTAGTTTATCTCCATCTAGGGACTTCCAAACTGCATTATCCTGTTTTTTTGGTGGGAGAGTGCCAACCGCAAATGAATCATAGAGTGTTTTATCAATTTCATAAAAATTATTTTGGGATAGCGCGGTATCTTTTGCTACAAACAAACTAATCGTGCTTTTCTCTACATGGACCGAGACGCTGCTATCAATAGCAAATCTATTATCGACCGGAACTCGGGAAAGAATCGTTTGCTGTAGTGGAATAGGTAATGCAGCAATTCGCGTTGAAAGTTTTATGCTCTCAGGTTTAGTATCTTTTTTTTCTAGCAAAGAAAATCCTGTGCCTGCATATTTTTGATATATTATTCGCTTAGTAAACGCCTTATTTGTAAATGAACTAAAAATCTGTGGGCGTTTTTCCATCCCAGAAATAGCAAAGACGTAAGTTAGGGCTGTGAATAAAATAATTTGCGAAGAAATCATGTGCTAAAATTCAATAAAAAATTCATTCAGTAATTATTGTTTAATAATAGTCGATTTATTAATATTATCTACTAATTTCAATTATATTCGTTCGGGTTCATAATGAAGCAAGCGATTAAAAAATAAAATTACATATTATTTCTTGTAAACCGGACTCTCATATTTTCTTCTATTTGTTTCTCGGCAAATAAATGAAAGGGAGAACTGTAAATTCTTTAAAATTAATTGTTTATTTTCGCTTTTTTTTTCTTAATGCACCAATTGAAATATCCGAGAAATATGTTGTTCTTCAATGCAAAAGAGAAAAGCATGAATAATAGGATGTTTTTTTTTAATAAAAAATAGCAAACTTTAAAATAAAAATCGTGACAAGTTTCTAACTGTGTGATAAAAATGGGGGGGCGATTAATTATGTTATTTTTTTTAAATGAATGCTTCTATGAAAATGAATTTTTTATTCGGTTGGTTATTTTTTATGGCAGCTACACTTACAGCCATGGAAGATCAAAATAGAAAATGCGATAACGTAGATTTCTCAAGCTTATCACTTACTACATTGAATGAGCTGATTGAAAAAAGCGATAAGGCAGAATTGGATCAAATCTACAAAGATCTTGAACTGCGCAAAAGAGACGAGGCCCCTCTGGAAGAACGATTGTCGATTTTTGAATTACAGGAGTTTGTCTTAAAGCGTAAAGGGCAGCTATTCGAGTCTCAACTCAAGCAAATAGAGCTTAGTTATCAGAAATCGCCAGAAGGCGCCGTGAGCGACTCAACAAAACACGCAGCTTCAGTTGTGAATGTCACCCTAGACCTACCTACATTATTCAAAACTGCACTTCGCCTTAAAATATTTTCACCAGAACCGGGCACATTAGATTTGTCAAATCAAGGAATAAAAGATTTAAAAGGTTTTCTTGCTGCACGAATTAATGAGACTAGAAATGCGCAACCACCTGTTTTTCGACCATCAAAAAAGGTTTTTGTTCCTGTTCCTGTGCTTAAGAAACTTAATCTTCAAGGGAATCATATAAGTAGTTCAAAATTATACGAACTTCCTGGGACTCTCGAAGAACTTAATGTGACCGGCAACGACACTAGCATCTGCCTACCGAGTGATTTATCACATTTAAAAAAGCTTTCGACATTGAAAGGACTTCAACTTGATAATACATTTGATTTTGGACAAAATCTGCCGGAGTCTCTCCAAGAATTGGAATTAACTATTTTGGAATTGATTCCTGATGGTAAAGGAGTCATTAGACGGCCACCACTGGAACACCTTACCCGGCTGACGCGTTTGAAACTAAATAGAAAGCATAATAAACGTGTTTCGTCAGAGATTTTACCCAAAAGCTTAGCGCAACTGGAAGTGACCTACATGGTCCCTTATGGTAAAAGTTGGCCTGCAAATAAAGAATGTGTTAATCATGATCAAATTCTTTCAACTGTTGATGAAATATTTTATAAATGGTCAGCTAAAGATCTGCCCAATCTTGCTAAGACGAAAATAGTTTATGCCCCGCTTCCTCAAGAGGAAATTACTGTTTCTAATAAATCTTTATCTAAATTTCCCATGTTACCTCTTTCTCTCAAACGATTGACTTTCATTTATGATGGCAATAATAAGGAACAAGCACATCCTAAGAATTTTAAGGAACTTACCAATCTGACGAGTTTAAAGGTTAGGTCCTCGGCAGTGGATAATTTTGAGCTGGCTTTGCCTGATAGTATTGAGGAATTGGAATTTCATTATACGGTAAATCGATTCAGAAACATCCCTGAAGATGAATTATATTCGACTCGTCCGGCGCTGCTTGATTCAAAATATAAACTATGGGCTACAAACTTGCCAAATCTTAAGAAAGTCGCTGAGCTCTATTATCATGATGGCGATGAGTGTACCATTTCATAAAGCTATTTATTTTATCTCCAGAATTTGGGCTGAATGAGGCGTTGACAACGCCACTCTTATAGAAAGAATAAGACTCTATTAAATCTTCGCAAGAATTTAATGTTAATAAAAAGCTCAAAGAAAAAAGCTACGCATTTCTATTGTGGGCAACGCAATTCATAATAAGGCCGATCATTGCAAGGCTGCAAATAAGTGAGGAATTTCCGTAACTAATAAAGGGCAGGCCGATGCCTTTAGTTGGCAGCAGGCCAGTGGTTACCGCAATATTTATCGTTGCTTGTAGGCTCGTCATGATCACGAAACCAAGCGTTACAACCATGGCAAAGGGATTGCTCAATTTCGACGCTATGCGCATACCAAAATAAAGAAATAGCATATACAGAAAAATAATGAGCAGAGCGCCGATAAATCCCGTTTCTTCTGCAATGATGGCGAAAATAAAATCGGTATGCTGCATTGGCAAATAAAAGAATTTTTGGCGAGAGTTTGAAATCCCAACGCCTAACCAACTGCCCGATCCGATAGCGATAAGTGATTGAATAAGTTGAAAACCGGAACCTTGCGGATCGCTCCACGGATTAAAGAATGTCGTAATTCGTTTTAATCGATAGCTTCTCATGTAAATAAGGGCTGTACCAACCGGGATGCTAAGTGCTGCGCCGCTCAAAAGCAATTTAGTGTTTATTTGCATAATAAAAAAAATAAGAAAAACGGTGCAAGTGAGCGTTACGGTCATACCAAAATCCGGCTGTTTGAGCAGCAAAAGGCATCCAGCGCCAAAGAGAGTCAAAAATGGAAGATAACTTTTTATAGAATTGCGTTTACCGGTCATTTTAGTTAAATAGGCAGCTAGGTACATTAAAAGGGTAATTTTCAGAAGTTCGCTTGGCTGAAAAGAAAACCCGCCCAACGATAACCAACGATTTGAACCGTGAATTTTAAGAGTTAAACCGGGAACAAAGGTAAGCGCAGTTAATCCTAACGCGCCAAGATAAAAGAGAGATGAGCAAGATTCAATCAGTGATAATGGTAAAAAACGGGTAATTAATAACACGAAAAAACCAAGCAGGATCCCAAAACATTGTTTTTTGACAAAATAGTGGGCTGATCCGCATTTTTCAAGCGCGAAAACAGAACTTGATGAGTACACGAAAATTAATCCGAGTACAATGAGCGCGCAAACCACTCCTAAGAAAATACGCAGATCGGTCTTGAGTCGCTTCTGCTCTATATACATTTCTTTATTTCACACCAACGGGTTGCTCGAGCCAACTTTCGTGAATACATACGGATCGCTTATTACTCAAAAGCGTGCCATAAAAGATTCTTCCCTTAAAGAGAGGTTCACTTTTATAGAAAGCATTATTGCCTAAAAATTCACCACGCTGATATTTATTAAATTCTTCCACTAAATGAGGCTTAAGATCTTGCTCACTTATCACTTGGACATAAGAACCAACCGGAAATTGGTCGTTTAAGTCAAAAAGATTTACCGCGGAGTTAGGAAGAGGCTGTTCAAAAAAAAATTCCTCATTTTTGAATGGCCCATTAAAAATTTTCATTACTCGAGGATCATTCGCAGTATGGGCGTGCGGCATACTTCTTCGAGGTTTAAATCCAGAAATCCAGCCGTAAATAGCTTTTCTGCATGATTTAAAGAAGGACTGTGGATCCTGGCAAACAACGTTAAAAGTAAAGGTTGAAATACACAAGATTGTCATTATTTTTGGTTTGATCATGTATTCCTTTTTTAGTTGAATAACTGCTTGACTATAAAAAAATGTATTAACTTGATCTTATGCTGCAAGCTTACCGATTATTTTTTCTTGCTACAATATTAAATTCGAAGATATGAAAAAAAAGGGAATATACATGAACTATCCAAACTTATTACCGTACGATCAAGTCTTTTGGTATTTAGAAAAAAATGAAGTCCGTCCTCTGAAAGAATCAATTAAAACCGATGTTGTCATTATTGGAGGCGGTATGGCGGGCCTTTCTGCGGCGCAAGCATTTGCCCAGCGTGGTCTGCGAGTCGTTCTGCTTGAGAAAAATTTCTGTGGCTCCGGCGCAACCGGAAAAAGTTCTGGATTTATTACGCCCGATTCGGAATTGCCACTTCGCACATTTAAAGAAAAGTATGGTGCCCAAGAAGCGAGAAAACTTTGGAATTTCATACTCTCGGGCGTTCACATCATTAAAGAAAACATCAAAAAACATGAAATCGATTGCGATTATCAAGAACAGGATACATTGGTAGTCGCCACCAGTGATCGTGCTTTTACAAACGAAATTAGACGCGAATATCAAACGCGCCAGGAACTTAATTATGAAAGTCGTTTGTATACGCATGATGAAATCGGTCAAGTAATAACTGGTGAGCATTATTCTGGTGCGGTGCGCTACGCAGATACGTTTGGCATCCATGCTTATCGCTATTGCGCTGGCATGAAAAAGGTGCTTGAAAAAACCGGAGTTCGTATTTACGAAGAAACGCCGGTGATCGATAT is a window from the Candidatus Babeliales bacterium genome containing:
- the ftsW gene encoding putative lipid II flippase FtsW; translated protein: MYIEQKRLKTDLRIFLGVVCALIVLGLIFVYSSSSVFALEKCGSAHYFVKKQCFGILLGFFVLLITRFLPLSLIESCSSLFYLGALGLTALTFVPGLTLKIHGSNRWLSLGGFSFQPSELLKITLLMYLAAYLTKMTGKRNSIKSYLPFLTLFGAGCLLLLKQPDFGMTVTLTCTVFLIFFIMQINTKLLLSGAALSIPVGTALIYMRSYRLKRITTFFNPWSDPQGSGFQLIQSLIAIGSGSWLGVGISNSRQKFFYLPMQHTDFIFAIIAEETGFIGALLIIFLYMLFLYFGMRIASKLSNPFAMVVTLGFVIMTSLQATINIAVTTGLLPTKGIGLPFISYGNSSLICSLAMIGLIMNCVAHNRNA